A window of the Vibrio pomeroyi genome harbors these coding sequences:
- a CDS encoding DUF4250 domain-containing protein yields MDLSNVKSLDSIILLGIVNEKLRLECDSFEELISMYEMDIESVVGKLDMLGYQYDPLTNQFKSYAR; encoded by the coding sequence ATGGATTTAAGCAACGTCAAAAGTCTGGATAGCATTATCTTGCTGGGAATCGTGAACGAGAAACTGCGCTTAGAGTGCGACAGTTTTGAAGAGCTCATTAGCATGTATGAGATGGATATAGAAAGTGTCGTCGGTAAGCTGGATATGCTTGGCTATCAATACGACCCACTGACTAACCAGTTTAAATCTTACGCAAGATAG